cTAGAAAAAGGGTACTGTTTTGAACTCATAGAGAATGGGACTCACCATGTTGATTGTTTTGAAGTGTGGGTTGATTTGTTAGCATGTATGTATACAGTGTTCGAATGAAGGAAAGTCTGATTACCTTTATATCAACTACATCCTAATGGAATGCTTAAGTGATGGGTATGGGCTTGAAGTTCTAAGGATATATAGACTCTTATATGTTGTTTTTGGCTGGTTTACTTTCATAAAAGTGTGGGAATTCTACATGAACTATCAACCCGATCAGCACACGCATTACATCACAGTAAGAAAGGTTGATGCCCTCTATCTCTAATGGAAATAAATGAGATTTTGGGAATGCTAGATTTGCCAACCACTGCCTTAACAAATTTGAACATCCAACCGCTATACAGTGATGTCCGACATACTTTATGTGGGCCTAGGTCGATGGCAAAGTAGGTACGTCACGGTCTGCGTGGCTATCACAACACATTCCCATACGCACATCTTAACAAAGAAGCATGTGTATGGGTGAAGATTGTCATGCACAGTCTTATTCCAGGCCTCCACTATACTGAATTGACACGGGCAGAGTATGATTGGTCTATGCCTTTATGAAAGAGATAGACGTGAATGTTGCCGTTGTGATCAAATCTACCATCCGGAAGTGCAGAGTTCAAAGAGGCAGGGGGTTTGCATTTGGAGGCATCATTACAGAGATATGCCAAAGGGTTGGGGTCCCAAAAGAACAACATGATTATATGGTCCCCTCCCCTTCGATTATTATGATATCACCAACATAAAGGGGCCAGATTACACTCACGTCCCAGTCCTCACTACTCAAAAGCGTGCAAGGTGTAATGATATGATCACAGTCCATATGTTTGGGTTTGAAAAGATTCGACACCGCACAGGAGGAAGATCTTCAACTTAATAGGAACTCCGTGAGGTCGAGAGACAATACCCTCTAAACGAGCATTCTATGGATGTCCTCAGACTGGGATCTAATTTTTATGAGCAGACTGAAGAAGACATCCCCACAAATAAGAATAGGAGGAGGATCGGCTCAGAGGTAGAGTCAGATCTGGAGGCCACAAAATTTGACCCTTTGGTAGTGGAAGATCTGGATGCTGGTGGACAGATGGATAAGTAGGCAGGGAAGTCTACTACCTTCAGCTCTGAGGACAGTGCCCAACTATAAGTGTGGGATGGAGTTTGCTTAATTGAACTATAtctgtatatttttatttgtgattgattAAGTTTGATGTTTTGATGGTTGAATTGTTAATAGttaatattttatgtagttGGATAACTAATTGTCTTTGCTTGTGTTAGACTTATGTTGTGATTTATCTACATTGgtatttgtttaattttggcagcactaatattttaaatttataaaaaaaatatgaatttgatTTTCATGGCATTTGTTTTTGGTTCTTTGGCCATGAATAGTTCCTTTGAATCATACAAAAATATTTAGATAGTTGAAATGTATATAAAGTATTTTGCTAAACCATCAGATTGCATAAGgtagcatatgaaaatatgaagaaaagaaTTGACTAAACTAATACACCTAAGACTCTGTTGtagattttgaataatgttgaattcatATGACAGTGGTTGAAATTTCTGAAGAATTGTCGTTCTGAAATTAAACATGTGCAGTGTGAGTAAGGTAAATTGTATAATCCTTGGTTTCTTTCGATTGCTAGAACTTGCCCGATGTGTATGAGTGATGACAATAAAGGAAGTTTAGAATTTAGGGAAAGGATCTAGGCATTTCTTTGATAACCTTGCTTTAAAACCACTTGTGTACCCACCTTAATGTAAAtccatagttagcccttttgagcCGTTAACTTGATTCTTTGGCAACCTAGTTTGAATCCTAtcccaaaattttcttttttgagaccataaatttttatccaaaaaaacgCCAAGCGCTTTGGAAAAGATAAAGTGGAGAAATAGGAGGTTAAGAACCTTGGGTTATTAAGAATAAAACCATTGGTGCTATTGATTGAAATAGAATCTTGTGAAGAAAAGACAAACTggtggaaaatgaaaagaacGTCAACTATCACATGATTGAAGTtagtaaagaaaagaagaatgccTCTACACAGATAAACGAAGTGAAAGGTTGAGCTAACGGCATAACAAAGTGGTAAGAATAAGGTTATGAAGTGCTTGAATGGAATTAAAGAATGTAGTGTGTTGAAAGCTCTTAGGAATCAAGTAACTATACATGCCCAGATTTCTACCTACCCGTCCCCTAACCCACATTACAACCTAAAAAGGTCCTAAGTGATCCCTAAGTCTTAGATACCTTAATAGAGTTGCTTAATACattaagggcaagcctatggttcatcttgagcaacttgtgatttcatttgAGAGTGTGAGAAATTTTGTCCAAATATCCATGAACAAAACTGTGAGAGTATGGGTAATTCTTTCTTGGTAAAGGCACATGCTTAATGAAGAAATGGTAATTctacatgaattttaatttaacaaaACATGTGAGTTGTTTCTTTAAAAAGTCAACTCTCGAGTCTGTGGTGTTGAGTTAGTCAGTTTCTTAAAACAGAAAATTAACATGTATATGTAAGATAAGCTAATTGTGCAATCAGTATGGTTTGGTACAATTGCTTTGTATATCATGTATTTGTCATTCTAGGAATAAAATTGGGAATTTGTTCAAGGACTAACAAAGTTATAAGTGTGTGGTGGtgatcttgggtacatttatgtgcccaatagcaaataaaacccataaatcGTTAGTCAAAGTGAGAGAAAATGCctagagtttagttcatatttttcatattttgtattGTTATAACCAACCAtcatgattagacactttcagggtTAATTGTGTGAAAATAGACATTCAAAGCATGATTAGATTGAAAGAGGAGCTCAAAGGAGAGGTTGGGAGcaaaagatgaagaaaataCACTACTACAAAGCATGTCCGCATCGCGCACTTGGACCCTGAGATTTAATTCCAAGTTTTGAAGTTGATTCGTTGAGACAGTAAGGTCCGCGCCAGGTCTGCGTTGCGGACCTGGTTCTGTATAGAGCAATTTTCAGtcgaaaaaagaaataaaaaattacactgaacaGAAGCAAGTCCAAATCGTAGACTTCAGTGCGTCTACTTTAATTCCACATTTTCGGTGCAATAAATAGcacctttacatattttattaaagagTAGATCAAATTATCGGGAGAAAAACTGAAGAAGATGAATAAAGAGCTATTTTTGGTGATagtttcttctttcctttcattttgaattcatgtttgatgttattaatgatttatgtaaacACATTATAcattatgagtggctaaatcctcttgttcttgggttgtagccataagatgaaggtttgaatcttatttgctttggttgaaaatgaatttgtgtatgtgattactcttatattcttgttttgattgttttaatgtttgatcaccattagaacaaaATTTGTTGTCCACCCCAAACTCGAAAGACAGAAAGGGGATAGAATACTAGAATATAAGAAGCATGTTTGTTCTAGAAGTGTCTAGAATAATTTGTGTATAGAATGACCGTGACACATagctatacaccatgtttggttactaaataagatgataagattaatgcatttttgttggttcatgcttattcCCGCTCAACAATGTAGTTAAGATGTCAACaagagtaggcaattagagatcGAAAGATCATAATTGTATAATCAACCTTGTAAACCATTAATCGAAAAAcccattggataccaaagtaaagAATTTTAGACTGGAAATCTACGAGTGCTATAACCCAAGGACTCTAATATTGTTAAATCAGAATTTCATATCgtttttggtataattattttgtaaaatttaaatGATCTCAACACTTTGaaaacacacatgaataattGAATTCATAGAAAAGTTAACTAATGCCTAATTGCATTTTTCCTGTCGGTTCAATATCCGGCTCTTAaaaagggtcactatattacttttgagaccacgtacacttgcgtgtgtgTTTGGATACAATAGTATAAGGCTAATCATACTGTTGCGCTGAGATCGTCCTCACACTCTACATCAAAACTCAGTCAGTAAGAGTTTATCCTAGGGGTTTTAACCCAATCCTTTTATTGAAATTCGAGTTGCTATGATTCTTTATTATTGAATTTGATTCTATCATTGAGTTTATGATTCATTATGTGAATATAGTTATTGAATGGTGTTCATGCTTATTTTTCACATAAATCCGATTAAAGTTGTTGAAGGTCTTACATTTCTATacattatgcatgttttcagtTAAAGTAAAAGTATTTCAAAATGATGAGTTAAAGAAGAGTTTTAAGGAAAATTAGTGTCCCAAGTACATTACTTGATTTTGAGTTTTTGCATTACTAttcattatgcatgattttcaaagtttcAAGTGAGTTGAAGTATTTTGGATTTATCATCAAGAATGAGTTTTGAGGAACTTGAATGGTCCCAAATGCATTACTTGTATAAAGaagagcatgagtattttaatAGAAACATAAAGAGTTAGAGAAAGCAATTTCAATCAGataaataaattcaattatGACTTCAGAGAAGTATTTCGAGTATTAACTCAACCCAAAGAGTTTTATGAGTATGCGcattattgcatattttgggagtggcattgagcaccgatttggataAGAGTTCAGATAAGTCAAATCCcttaaactacatagccagcataGGAAAGGATTGTTCTATTGATTTGGGTGACTCCTCACCAGCCTCAGTAAGGGATTTTTATATGgattcatgagttgagtttgcatCCCTTATCTTGACAAGGTAATGGATGGCTCTAGAAACCTTAGTAGTACTTTATATCATCAGAAGTCTCATAGTGATGGTtatcgattagagaaactccccaagaagagAAAATACTATTTTCAAGAGTTGCATTATTTGtcttatttcatttataaaGCTTTGAGGTTTTCATTACACTTGCATGCTTTACTTTTCAGTCAAGTTATTTTTAGCATTTCTTTCAGTTGAATATTTAGTGCAATTATGTTTCCTTTAgttattttacataccatacattccatgtagACGTCTTTCTATATTGCATCATTTCacgatgcagatacaggtactcAGGATCGTCAATAGATGCTCCGTTGAGATCACACTTCGTCATTTTTTGTTAAGGCCTCCTTTTTTTAAAGGGCTCCTTAACAATTATTTTATTCAGTATAAGTAGTttcatttgaggtagccatggtcTTGTTTCGATACTTATTCATAGTTATAGAGGTTTCGTAGATAGAGTTGAGATTGTCTAAACCTTTCGGAGTATGTTttgaacttttatttttattatatttattcagACTTGCATGAGTTTACATTTAAGTATTTGAAATTCTCACCCCATTTAAATGCTTTAGCTATTGAGTTTAGTCTTCCGCTAAGTAGTCATCTAGGCCAAGGGTATGCTTAGAACCAGCAACGATTTTCTAGTTTTGATAATGCCTAGGGTGTAGTTTCGGGGTATGAAAATCTTTTTCCTTCCAATTCAGTTCCAAAGTGAGGTAATAGTTCCTCCATAGTACTCCCATCAAATTCATGTCTATCAAGTATTCTCACATTTcagtatgcatgcatgttcatgaaataagcTCAGCCTTCATATTTTAGTTCGGAGTTAGTCACTCCATCAGTTTTCATGTTTATCTTTTCAATATTGGGTTGCGAGTATTTTTTCTACTATTTTCAGCCTTGTCAGACTCCATTCGAGGATAAATAttaccaagggggagatattgtaacactttGAAAGTTTCTAGCTCAGATCAGACCAAAAGAAGTTCACAAATTGTTGAAGTCTGCAGAAATTTGGCTTTTAGGAGTAATCTATGGATCGTAAAAGAAACTACGGACCGTAGATCAACttcagaaataataaaaataggtcCAAAGCTTACGAGTCAAGTTTATGAACTATAGAAAGGTTTACGGGTCGTAGACTTGATCATAGACCAAGGTtcaaaaacttgaaaattttaacttGAATAGGACTAGAAGAATTACAAATCGTGGATGGTTTTAAGACCGTAGATGGTCTTATAGAACCAAGTTCTGAAACTTCAGAATCTTAAAAAATCTTTGAATTCCACAAACACCTTTTATGGCTTATAGGATAGTCTACGGACCATAGATTGGTATCGTGGAATTAAAGTTCCGAAACATAGAAATCAAGCCTAACTTTTACGATCAGCCAGTACGAGTCGTAGATTGGTTTATGGACCGTTGTCAAGTATTGTAAACCCAATGTTCAAAGATCTAAAATTTCCCTCTGTTTTCAACGAACAAGGTTCTACAGTCCGTaaaatgaactatcattcgTAGAAGGCCCTCGTAGAAGTTGTTCGATAGATTTTAATCAGGAGCTTTTCAATCTTTTCACATTCTTTTAATCCCTATACTACATCATTTTGGATATTCTAAGTGGGATTAATGGATTCTTATCAGCCTAATTTCCTCATTCACTCCTAACTCACCCAAACTAGATTTCTTCTCTATCAATCCTTCTCTCAAGCAAGAACTAGGGTTCCAAACTTCAAGCTTCCAATCCAACAATCAAGCCAAGGTTTCTAGGAAATTTTAATTAAGGGTGacaaaagtattttaaaattaagaaaaaatgacTCAAGTCTTAATTATTGAGTAGTAGGTGATAATATTAAGATAAGTCCTAATGATACTAATGTTCAAACCTTCAAGTTCTATTATTTACACAAAAGTCGTATCTTTACCATCTCATCCCTATCCCTTCCCACCCTACCCTTCTGCTGCCACTATTATTTCCCTTCTGCCTCCGTCACAGCCGTTGCCACCACCTTTACTATCATCAatttctcctcttcttcctctatTAACACCACCTTCTTGTCTTCTACCACCACCACttcctcctccaccaccacCGTTGCCATCTCCTTCTCTTTCATTGTTGCCGACATAAaaaccaccatctctacaaatTCTTCCTCTTCTTACTCCATCACCACCATCTCTTCGTCTTCCACGACCACCACTTTCTCCTCCACCACTAATTGTTCCACCTCCTTCTCCTCCACTGTCGCTGCCACAACAACCATCACCTTCACCTCTTCTTTTACCACCAAAATCAACACATTTTTATTGTAATAACCATCCTCTTCTTCACCTCGAAACTACTAAAGTCAGGTAAGTCATATATTGCAGCAGGTGTCCTATTTGTTGCAACATATGTCATCACCTGTTGCAACATATTGCTAATCTATTTGCAACATGCAATTTGTTGCAACATATTGCTAACATATTGTGAAAAGTTGTAAAAGTAAGGACGCACAATAAAAATTGATGAACGTCAGAGGCGATGACGGTGGCAACAAAGACCATAAAAAGGAGAAGGATGAGGAGAGAAAGGAAGATTAAAAAGATAATGAAGAGgtacattttaaaatttgaaatttaaaaggGGAGGGAAGACTTTTcaaaaaatgtaaaatattaatatacccccccccccctaaatttttttaattactctAATCAAGTCTACTTTTCATTTAATATCATTTGACCAAGTCAAAGTCACCAATATTAAAAACAAGACTTAAAAAGACATCTTTTGTTAAATCTTCATAGGTTTCTACTCTaggtatgtgggatttcatCAATGGGTATCCCTTCCCCTAGTGAGTCCCAAATAAACCTTAGATTTTCAAGCTTTATGAATTCTCCAAATGTAGGGTTTCTATGATTTTAATGGGTTCTTATTGAActtcaattcttcttcaagtgtGATGTTTAATTGCATGAATTCAGTTATAATTTCTTGCTTTCAATGGTATTATCATGAACCCATAAGTATACAAGTAATTTCATGATctagaattatgtaattttagaagcatatttcaaattattagattttttttatttagatgCTTTCAGTTAAAGTATCTTTCAATATATGATTAGTTACCATGATTTATGAGCTACTCAATATATTTATCAGATTATCTGTTTAAGTTAGTAATATCAGATTATTACTGCCTTTAGTTTATCGCATGTtttgcatggaagtaatacttAGCACCGAGAAGATTAAGGAATGAAGATTTTTTATCAGCATCAGTAGACCTTTAGTAGAAATCCTTAATTCTcagaactatgtgccaccataagaTTTGTCTCAAATAGAcattagcttagtggatccacattagCTCAACTTCAGAccctttaccttggcaagtattggACACCCTATTTTCAGTGTGGGAGAAGTAAAATGAACTCCATGTAGTAGCTCATAtggtttatttcatttttagtaTCTCCCACCATCATTCATATTTCAATTATTGAATGATCAAGTATTTGAGTTTAGTTatttaattatcattttatttactCGATCATTGCATCAGCATGCTTTATAGACTTAGCATATTCAAATATCATGTTTATTTATAGATATTCTTCATACtcaatacattcaaagtactaattgCATATTTCTGCCTATATTGTGCTATATTATAAGTTCTTATGCTCCCCATCCAGTGCGCGATTAGTGTTACCTCAAATCAGCTAGTGCCTagcggtgagtcctcatgttccaaGGACAATGCTATCTTTTCATTATAATATCTCTATTTCAGATTTAGATTTTAGAGTTAGCTAGGGGTTTGTCCCAGAAACCCATATGTTAGTAGAGGATTTTTAGACAGTCAGATTAGATTTTGCTCATGTATTGTTCATATTTTGTCTTTCATTATATTAGACGCTCTTTTAGACTTCATGATATATTTCGCATTCCAATTAGACTCTTATGTTGTTTTATAAATCTTAGTCTCATTTCATGCCATGAGGTTATCTTGGGACATTTGTGGCTCTAAACATCGTGTTGTGATTAGGGGTTAGTCTCGGATTGTGACACACCTCCCAAATTTATTTCATGCTTTGTGTAACCTAACATTCCTTTTGAGCTTGCAATTAAGTCATTTGGCCTTTAAAATGGTTGTATTCTATTTGGAATAGGTTCCGGTACTTAAATAGGAGTTTTTAACGTAAGAAGTGGATATGCACCGCATTTATGGTATCCCTCATTGAGACCCACACTGCATTTGTCACtaaactccagtagcctcgtgTGATGAGGGCACGATGTGAACCTCCCTTCTCTTGTGTGAAATTTTCTCCTACTTCATTATATAAGGGTAATTTGGTCCTTTTCTTGTATGATTTTAAGTCTCTTATAGCATAATATAATTAGATTACATCGACCATTATTTCATTCATTCTACCAAAAATATTGAGACACAGATTGTCTCTCAAAAGCTAAGCCTTGTAACTTCATTTAAAGTTCTTGTCTTCTTTCAGGTATTTAAAGATTCAATGTGGAAAACTTTGTTCATTTCCACGtccatgattttcaaagtcttATATTACTTGGAAATAAAGTAGGTGTTTAGTCCCCAAATTTCCAATTCAATATCTTCAAATTATAGTTTATGTTTTGTGACTGCTTTAAGGAATCTTGAAAACCTAACTTAGTAATTTTTAAGTAAAATTacatttaaaattgattttcacCGTACTAAAGTCGTTTTGAAAGGAAAACTCTATGTTCATGAACGTCGAAACATAATTTTAGAATACATAATTTGAGCATTAGGCTTAGTAGAACAATTAACCCACACCCCAAAACTATGTTCCACCATAGGGTAGGATCGTACTGCTAGTTTAGATGACTCCTCTATAGTCTAAGAGGCTTAGTTTTGAGTCCACAGTAGCAGCTTTTCGAATTGCTCCATAGGTTGGATATCATGAGCTCACATGGTGTATGCCGGCTATAATAAACTCCCCAAATAGAAAACTTGTATTCTTTACTTAAGTATTGATTATGATCTTTTATGCAAATGCcagttatgatgttattttaGATATCTAGTTTTAGTAATTGTTTCAACTTTACAATTAAGatcttattttatgttattagcttattgataattttaaatgattatttCACATGTCTCAGCCTTGACTCTCTTCATTGAGTTATTGTAATTATATTGTTGATGCTCAGATTTATTCTCTTTTAATTATGATGTATATTTATTCAGTCCTTGCCTTAAATATCAATACATTCAATGTATTGACGCTTCTTTGCactacatcattttatcatgtagATTTTGACGCTTAGACTTAATCCTGCGATCAGACATTCCACTAAGCTATTTGCACTTATGGTAAGTCCTCTTTACTTCCAAAGGACATAGCTATGGTTAATTAATTTACAGTATAGTTCCTAGATTGTTTTTGTTTACAAGTAGCCCAAGGACTTGTCTTGATAGACTTATTTAGTTCAGACAATAGACTTTATTATAAACTAGCAATTTCAGTATTGACATTGTTTCTGCTGTCTTCAGTATTGATTATAGAGACTAATTCATTTTCAGAAGTTCAACCCATAACTATTATTTctcaatttttgcataatttagTGTTTAATCTTATAGCATGCCAGGCCAAGAGTTTGCTTGGAGTCAGTAGTGATTTCGAGTAGACCACGTCCAAGGTGTACACTCGATGCATGACAAATTATTTCTAATGTgttgtttgatttgatttattaagGAAACCGTTCTATCTTTATTCATACTTATTCATATATTTATCACCCTTATATTACTAATATCATGGTATTTTCTAATACATCCTGTCAAACGACCCCTTAGAGTTGTATACTTATGGTTATGAATTTACATGGGAGATTGTTAGAATATATAATTAACCATATGTTTAGTTATAGTATTATTTATGAAGAAATTATCTATTTATAGTCAATCAATAAAATGTTACATTAAAtagataattatattatttggtGTGTAGAGATTGAACTTATACACAAAATTATACTATCGATTCTTGAAAGTTGAAAGTATAGTTCACAATTTAAGATGAAATTTGGACAAATCGTTAAAATGATTGTAGCATGAAATTAATGGTAATTTATCTTGATAACGAGAAAGATAAAAATCTAACTTCTGTGCTAGTGCATTTTTTATgtagtaaaaataaatatttcgaGCTGACTCAGAAATATATATCTTCTAGACTATTAAACATTCTTATTTTCTCAATCTTGTTATAATTATTACGAGTTGCAtatgttagttattatttttacttattaaaAGGTAAGAATTCGTAGGTGGATCAATATGTCAAGTAGAttggatgataataatatatattgataaAACACTAAGTTGATAGAATCCATATTTCGATATAGAAATTGATAATGTCTTTTGGAAAGCTTTcaatattgtaacatcccctaaaaacgttgtatatggaGTTCCAATTCTGGACGAAaatgatacatcttctgtattttgggcataacgtttcataggttggtccaaattaggtgattaaaatttacgaataaccccaacatcattacctataactttcgtggaccatatcttaagattcagaggataagtaggtcaaataaattaatatttgcaagacattgtgctgtgacgaaattgagtatttgtagaagaaaattcatatctcactgtaggatgctccaaatcagttgattcttgaatgatataaaagtagacttctagatcaACAATTCATAtgtagacaccaaatcctaattaggaagttatatttttcaaacacaactccaaaaaagggtattctgttacaagaaggttcatctcaccaaccatggaaagatctagatccatgtgacatcacccatgacatcaatagtcctccatttcacatcatccatgacatcacaaactttcattaaattttcagatttttctttataattatttaattattgttaggtccctccttcacacctataaatactcaccttatttcatcattttgttcatcaagctttctcaagaaattcttctctctatacacttctttactcattctcaaaatatagttttagttcttagtagtgtagaaatactattctggtgattcatatacgccggatagtacacaaaatgttccggcgaggagaaaagactagaactcaagagtgttcattaagtctttcgattctgagtaaaacgtcggatttcaggtatgtaaggcttcaatgagagtattccttccactctcatgtctaaagtatttttattatatgataaattatgtttattttctttaagctttactctaaggtatgtgggtattgattcatggatcctttcatccatgaagcacaaatgaattatcaaagtcttctatttaattcaagtatgaaactttatgggtttttatatcatgattccaaatgcatagattattaagtatttgaagtttaattacctatcttatattagtgtatgtaaggcttcaatgagagtattccttttactctcatgcctaaagtattttaattatatgataaattgtgtttattttctttaagttttactctaagttatgtgggtgtttatccatcggttcttccacccatgtaattcaaaactctttcaattaaatcttttgatttcaagtaagattttcttatgggtaattcttatttctacttaatagcatgaatcatggttaaagtAATgcttattgatctattttgatgcaa
This sequence is a window from Solanum dulcamara chromosome 10, daSolDulc1.2, whole genome shotgun sequence. Protein-coding genes within it:
- the LOC129869704 gene encoding uncharacterized protein LOC129869704; this translates as MLAICCNKLHVANRLAICCNRRGEGDGCCGSDSGGEGGGTISGGGESGGRGRRRDGGDGVRRGRICRDGGFYVGNNEREGDGNGGGGGGSGGGRRQEGGVNRGRRGEIDDSKGGGNGCDGGRREIIVAAEG